From a region of the Thermomonas sp. HDW16 genome:
- the rplC gene encoding 50S ribosomal protein L3, translating into MSAKKYSLGIVGRKAGMSRMFTEDGKSIPVTLIEATPNRITQVKTVETDGYSAVQVTAGVKRASLLNKPATGHLAKAKVEAGRGLWELRVEADQIGGYEVGGEIKADIFSEGQIVDVQGVTKGKGFQGTIKRWNFRMGDATHGNSLSHRSPGSIGQRQTPGRVFPGKKMSGHMGAVTQTTQNLQVVKVDAERGLIAVRGAVPGAPGGDVIVRPTSKGV; encoded by the coding sequence ATGAGCGCGAAGAAGTATTCGCTCGGCATCGTCGGTCGCAAGGCCGGCATGAGCCGCATGTTCACCGAAGATGGCAAGTCCATCCCGGTGACCCTGATCGAGGCAACCCCGAACCGCATCACCCAGGTGAAGACCGTCGAAACCGACGGCTACTCCGCCGTGCAGGTGACCGCGGGCGTGAAGCGCGCCTCGCTGTTGAACAAGCCGGCCACCGGCCACCTGGCCAAGGCCAAGGTGGAAGCGGGTCGCGGCCTGTGGGAACTGCGCGTGGAAGCCGACCAGATCGGTGGCTATGAAGTGGGCGGCGAGATCAAGGCCGACATCTTCAGCGAAGGCCAGATCGTCGACGTCCAGGGCGTGACCAAGGGCAAGGGCTTCCAGGGCACGATCAAGCGCTGGAACTTCCGCATGGGTGATGCCACCCACGGTAACTCGCTGTCGCACCGCTCGCCGGGCTCCATCGGCCAGCGCCAGACGCCGGGTCGCGTGTTCCCGGGCAAGAAGATGTCCGGTCACATGGGTGCCGTCACCCAGACCACGCAGAACCTGCAGGTGGTCAAGGTCGACGCCGAGCGCGGCCTGATCGCCGTGCGCGGTGCCGTGCCGGGTGCGCCGGGTGGCGATGTGATCGTGCGCCCGACGAGCAAGGGAGTCTGA
- the rpsL gene encoding 30S ribosomal protein S12: MATINQLVRKPRNPETYKSTSPALANCPQRRGVCTRVYTTTPKKPNSALRKVAKVRLTNGYEVISYIGGEGHNLQEHSVVLIRGGRVKDLPGVRYHTVRGSLDAAGVAKRRQARSKYGAKRPKA; this comes from the coding sequence ATGGCAACCATCAACCAGCTTGTGCGCAAGCCGCGCAACCCGGAAACCTACAAGAGCACCTCGCCCGCGCTGGCCAACTGCCCGCAACGTCGTGGCGTGTGCACCCGCGTCTACACCACCACCCCGAAGAAGCCGAACTCGGCCCTGCGCAAGGTGGCCAAGGTGCGCCTGACCAACGGTTACGAAGTCATTTCGTACATCGGTGGCGAAGGCCACAACCTGCAGGAGCACAGCGTGGTGCTGATCCGCGGCGGTCGCGTCAAGGACCTGCCGGGCGTGCGCTACCACACCGTGCGCGGTTCGCTCGACGCCGCCGGTGTCGCCAAGCGCCGCCAGGCGCGTTCCAAGTACGGCGCCAAGCGTCCGAAGGCCTAA
- the rplW gene encoding 50S ribosomal protein L23 → MSTANVYEVIRAPRVSEKTARLQEVSNQYVFEIAKTATKADVKAAVEKIFDVKVQAVNVVNVKGKAKAFKNRQGRRSDWKKAYVTLAEGQSIDVMTASA, encoded by the coding sequence ATGAGCACCGCCAATGTTTACGAAGTGATTCGTGCGCCGCGCGTGTCGGAAAAGACCGCGCGCCTGCAGGAAGTCTCCAACCAATACGTCTTTGAAATCGCGAAGACCGCCACCAAGGCCGATGTGAAGGCTGCCGTGGAAAAGATCTTCGACGTCAAGGTCCAAGCAGTGAACGTGGTGAACGTGAAGGGCAAAGCCAAAGCCTTCAAGAATCGCCAGGGCCGCCGCAGCGACTGGAAGAAGGCGTACGTCACGCTGGCCGAAGGCCAGTCGATCGACGTGATGACGGCCTCGGCCTGA
- the fusA gene encoding elongation factor G — protein sequence MARTTPIERYRNFGIMAHIDAGKTTTSERILFYTGVSHKIGEVHDGAATMDWMEQEQERGITITSAATTAFWSGMDKSLPQHRFNIIDTPGHVDFTIEVERSLRVLDGAVFVLCAVGGVQPQSETVWRQANKYQVPRMAFVNKMDRTGANFDKVVEQLKARLGAYAVPMQVPIGAEDGFEGVVDLLKMKAIHWDVASQGTQFEYRDIPANLQAKAEEARSFMIEAAAEATEELMDKYLNEGELSEAEIIEGLRLRTLRVEIVPVFAGSAFKNKGVQAMLDGVINLLPSPIDRPPVQGIDENEKEDTRTADDKAPFSALAFKIMTDPFVGSLTFFRVYSGVLNSGDQVYNPVKSKKERVGRILQMHSNQRDEIKEVRAGDIAAAVGLKDVTTGDTLCAQDHIITLERMVFPEPVISMAVEPKTKSDQEKMGMALGRLAQEDPSFRVRTDEESGQTIIAGMGELHLDIIVDRMKREFNVEANVGKPQVAYRETIRKSDVKSDYKHAKQSGGKGQYGHVVIEMSPMTAEDRANPDVKDDFLFINDITGGVIPKEFIPAVEKGIRETITSGPLAGFPVVNTKAKLVFGSYHDVDSSEMAFKLAASMAFKEGFRKADPVLLEPIMKVEIVTPEDYVGDVMGDVSRRRGLLQGQDDSPSGKIINAMVPLGEMFGYATSLRSMSQGRATFTMEFDHYAEAPSNVADAVMKKS from the coding sequence GTGGCCCGTACCACTCCCATCGAGCGTTACCGCAACTTCGGCATCATGGCCCACATCGATGCCGGCAAGACCACCACGTCCGAGCGCATCCTGTTCTACACCGGCGTCAGCCACAAGATCGGTGAAGTGCACGACGGTGCCGCCACCATGGACTGGATGGAGCAGGAGCAGGAGCGCGGCATCACCATCACCTCGGCCGCCACCACGGCGTTCTGGTCGGGCATGGACAAGTCGCTGCCGCAGCACCGCTTCAACATCATCGATACCCCCGGCCACGTCGACTTCACCATCGAAGTCGAGCGTTCGCTGCGCGTGCTCGACGGCGCGGTGTTCGTGCTGTGTGCCGTCGGCGGCGTGCAGCCGCAGTCCGAGACCGTGTGGCGCCAGGCCAACAAGTACCAAGTACCGCGCATGGCCTTCGTCAACAAGATGGACCGCACCGGTGCCAACTTCGACAAGGTCGTCGAGCAGCTGAAGGCGCGCCTGGGCGCGTACGCCGTGCCGATGCAGGTGCCGATCGGCGCTGAAGACGGTTTCGAAGGCGTGGTCGACCTGCTGAAGATGAAGGCGATCCATTGGGATGTCGCCTCGCAGGGCACCCAGTTCGAGTACCGCGACATCCCGGCGAACCTGCAGGCCAAGGCCGAGGAAGCGCGCAGCTTCATGATCGAAGCCGCCGCCGAAGCGACCGAAGAGCTGATGGACAAGTACCTCAACGAGGGCGAGCTGTCCGAAGCCGAGATCATCGAAGGCCTGCGCCTGCGCACGCTGCGCGTGGAAATCGTGCCGGTGTTCGCCGGCTCGGCGTTCAAGAACAAGGGCGTGCAGGCCATGCTCGACGGCGTGATCAACCTGCTGCCGTCGCCGATCGACCGTCCGCCGGTGCAGGGCATCGACGAGAACGAGAAGGAAGACACCCGCACGGCCGACGACAAGGCGCCGTTCTCCGCGCTCGCGTTCAAGATCATGACCGACCCGTTCGTGGGTTCGCTGACCTTCTTCCGCGTGTACTCGGGCGTGCTCAACTCCGGCGACCAGGTGTACAACCCGGTCAAGTCGAAGAAGGAGCGCGTGGGCCGCATCCTGCAGATGCACTCCAACCAGCGCGACGAGATCAAGGAAGTGCGCGCGGGCGACATCGCCGCGGCGGTGGGTCTGAAGGACGTCACCACCGGCGATACCCTGTGCGCGCAGGATCACATCATCACCCTGGAACGCATGGTGTTCCCGGAGCCCGTCATCTCGATGGCGGTCGAACCGAAGACCAAGTCCGACCAGGAAAAGATGGGCATGGCGCTGGGTCGCCTGGCGCAGGAAGATCCGTCGTTCCGCGTGCGTACCGACGAGGAATCCGGCCAGACCATCATCGCCGGCATGGGCGAGCTGCACCTGGACATCATCGTCGACCGCATGAAGCGCGAGTTCAACGTGGAGGCCAACGTCGGCAAGCCGCAGGTGGCGTACCGCGAGACCATCCGCAAGTCGGACGTGAAGTCGGACTACAAGCACGCCAAGCAGTCCGGTGGTAAGGGTCAGTACGGCCACGTGGTGATCGAGATGTCGCCGATGACCGCGGAAGATCGCGCGAATCCGGACGTCAAGGATGATTTCCTGTTCATCAACGACATCACCGGTGGCGTGATTCCGAAGGAATTCATCCCGGCGGTGGAGAAGGGCATCCGCGAAACCATCACCAGCGGTCCGCTGGCCGGCTTCCCGGTGGTGAACACCAAGGCCAAGCTGGTGTTCGGTTCGTACCATGACGTCGACTCGTCGGAAATGGCGTTCAAGCTCGCCGCGTCGATGGCGTTCAAGGAAGGTTTCCGCAAGGCCGATCCGGTCCTGCTGGAGCCGATCATGAAGGTCGAGATCGTGACCCCGGAAGATTACGTCGGCGACGTGATGGGCGACGTCAGCCGTCGTCGCGGCCTGCTGCAGGGCCAGGACGACAGCCCGTCCGGCAAGATCATCAACGCGATGGTGCCGCTGGGCGAGATGTTCGGCTACGCGACCTCGCTGCGTTCGATGTCGCAGGGCCGCGCGACCTTCACCATGGAATTCGACCACTACGCCGAAGCGCCGAGCAACGTCGCCGACGCGGTGATGAAGAAGTCCTGA
- the tuf gene encoding elongation factor Tu: MAKGKFERTKPHVNVGTIGHVDHGKTTLTAALTKVGAERFGGEFKDYGSIDAAPEEKARGITISTAHVEYESPNRHYAHVDCPGHADYVKNMITGAAQMDGAILVCSAADGPMPQTREHILLSRQVGVPYIVVYLNKADMVDDAELLELVEMEVRELLSKYEFPGDDTPIISGSARMALEGDQSDIGVPSIIKLVEALDSWIPEPERDVDKPFLMPVEDVFSISGRGTVVTGRIERGVIKVGEEIEIVGIRPTQKTTVTGVEMFRKLLDQGQAGDNAGLLLRGTKRDDVERGQVLCKPGSITPHTEFEAEVYVLSKDEGGRHTPFFKGYRPQFYFRTTDITGAVTLPEGVEMVMPGDNIKMVVSLINPVAMDEGLRFAIREGGRTVGAGVVAKIIK, from the coding sequence ATGGCAAAGGGTAAGTTCGAGCGCACCAAGCCCCACGTGAACGTGGGCACGATTGGACACGTGGACCACGGCAAGACGACGCTGACGGCGGCGCTGACGAAGGTGGGCGCGGAGCGTTTCGGTGGCGAGTTCAAGGACTACGGTTCGATCGACGCGGCGCCGGAAGAGAAGGCGCGCGGCATCACGATCTCGACGGCGCACGTGGAATATGAATCCCCGAACCGCCACTACGCGCACGTGGATTGCCCGGGCCACGCCGACTACGTGAAGAACATGATCACGGGTGCGGCGCAGATGGACGGCGCGATCCTGGTGTGCTCGGCGGCTGACGGCCCGATGCCGCAGACCCGCGAACACATCCTGCTGAGCCGCCAGGTCGGCGTGCCGTACATCGTGGTCTACCTGAACAAGGCGGACATGGTGGACGATGCCGAGCTGCTGGAGCTGGTGGAGATGGAAGTCCGCGAACTGCTGAGCAAGTACGAGTTCCCGGGCGACGACACCCCGATCATCTCGGGTTCGGCGCGCATGGCGCTGGAAGGCGACCAGTCGGACATCGGCGTGCCGTCGATCATCAAGCTGGTGGAAGCGCTGGACAGCTGGATCCCGGAGCCGGAGCGCGACGTGGACAAGCCGTTCCTGATGCCGGTGGAAGACGTGTTCTCGATCTCGGGCCGCGGCACCGTGGTGACCGGTCGTATCGAGCGCGGCGTGATCAAGGTGGGCGAGGAAATCGAGATCGTCGGTATTCGCCCGACCCAGAAGACCACCGTGACCGGCGTGGAAATGTTCCGCAAGCTGCTGGACCAGGGCCAGGCGGGCGACAACGCGGGTCTGCTGCTGCGCGGCACCAAGCGTGACGACGTGGAGCGCGGCCAGGTGCTGTGCAAGCCGGGTTCGATCACCCCGCACACCGAGTTCGAGGCCGAGGTCTATGTCCTGTCGAAGGACGAAGGCGGCCGTCACACCCCGTTCTTCAAGGGCTACCGTCCGCAGTTCTACTTCCGCACGACCGACATCACCGGTGCGGTGACCCTGCCGGAAGGCGTGGAAATGGTCATGCCGGGCGACAACATCAAGATGGTCGTCTCCCTGATCAACCCGGTGGCGATGGACGAAGGCCTGCGTTTCGCGATCCGCGAAGGCGGCCGTACCGTCGGCGCCGGCGTCGTGGCAAAGATCATCAAGTAA
- the rplD gene encoding 50S ribosomal protein L4, whose product MELNINNGKTLSVSDAVFGRDFSEDLVHQVVVAYRNAGRAGTKAQKTRSEVNGTTKKSKKQKGGGARHGALTAPIFVGGGVTFAAKPRSFAQKVNRKMYRAAIAAILSELNRQNRLLVVEGFELDSPKTNGMVAKLKDLNVGRRPLIVTEDATENVYLSARNLPYVQVRDVQGLDPVALVGADTVVITSDAVKKIEEWLA is encoded by the coding sequence ATGGAACTCAATATCAATAACGGGAAGACGCTGTCGGTGTCCGACGCCGTGTTCGGCCGCGATTTCAGCGAAGACCTGGTTCATCAGGTGGTCGTTGCCTATCGCAACGCCGGTCGCGCCGGTACCAAGGCGCAGAAGACCCGTTCGGAAGTCAATGGCACCACCAAGAAGTCGAAGAAGCAGAAGGGCGGCGGTGCGCGTCATGGCGCGCTGACGGCTCCGATCTTCGTCGGCGGTGGCGTGACCTTCGCGGCCAAGCCGCGCAGCTTCGCGCAGAAGGTCAACCGCAAGATGTACCGTGCGGCCATCGCCGCGATCCTGTCCGAGCTGAACCGCCAGAACCGTTTGCTGGTGGTCGAAGGCTTCGAGCTGGATTCGCCGAAGACCAACGGCATGGTTGCCAAGTTGAAGGACCTCAACGTCGGTCGGCGTCCGCTGATCGTCACCGAGGATGCGACCGAGAACGTGTACCTGTCCGCCCGCAACCTGCCGTACGTGCAGGTCCGCGACGTGCAGGGCCTGGACCCGGTTGCGCTGGTCGGTGCCGACACCGTCGTCATCACCTCCGATGCCGTCAAGAAGATCGAGGAGTGGCTGGCATGA
- the rpsJ gene encoding 30S ribosomal protein S10 → MADQKIRIRLKAFDHRLIDRSASEIVETAKRTGAQVRGPIPLPTKIERYTILTSPHVDKDARDQYETRTHKRVLDIVDPNDKTVDALMKLELAAGVDVQIKLT, encoded by the coding sequence ATGGCGGACCAGAAGATTCGCATCCGGCTGAAGGCGTTCGATCATCGTCTGATCGACCGTTCGGCCAGCGAGATCGTCGAGACGGCCAAGCGGACCGGCGCGCAAGTGCGCGGCCCGATCCCGCTGCCGACCAAGATCGAGCGTTACACCATCCTGACCTCGCCGCACGTCGACAAGGACGCGCGCGACCAGTATGAAACCCGCACGCACAAGCGCGTGCTCGACATCGTCGACCCCAACGACAAGACCGTGGACGCGCTGATGAAGCTCGAACTCGCGGCTGGCGTCGACGTCCAGATCAAGCTGACCTGA
- the rpsG gene encoding 30S ribosomal protein S7, translating to MSRKGNTPQRSVLPDPKHGSETIARFINMVMQSGKKSVAEKIVYGAMDVIGEKNPNALELVEKALGNVSPSVEVKSRRVGGATYQVPVEVRSSRRMALAMRWLIESARKRGENSMPRKLAGELLDASENRGGAIKKREETHRMAEANKAFAHYRW from the coding sequence ATGTCCCGTAAAGGCAATACTCCGCAGCGTTCGGTGCTGCCGGATCCGAAGCACGGAAGCGAAACCATCGCCCGCTTCATCAACATGGTCATGCAGAGCGGCAAGAAGTCGGTCGCCGAGAAGATCGTGTACGGCGCGATGGACGTGATCGGCGAGAAGAACCCGAACGCACTCGAGCTGGTCGAGAAGGCGCTGGGCAACGTGTCGCCGTCGGTCGAGGTGAAGTCCCGCCGCGTCGGTGGTGCGACCTACCAGGTGCCGGTCGAAGTGCGTTCCTCGCGCCGCATGGCGCTGGCGATGCGCTGGCTGATCGAATCCGCGCGCAAGCGTGGCGAGAACAGCATGCCGCGCAAGCTGGCCGGCGAGCTGCTGGACGCTTCGGAAAACCGTGGTGGCGCGATCAAGAAGCGCGAAGAAACCCACCGCATGGCCGAAGCCAACAAGGCATTCGCGCACTACCGCTGGTAA